The genomic interval ATGGGGCCGGTCTCCAAGATTAACCGCCGGGTTACTGGCCAGCGGCGATTCGCCACCCAGCACTACCAGCTGGACCGCATCAAAGCCGTGGCCCACGAAAGCGGCGGCTCACTGAATGACATCGTGCTGTACCTGTGCGGCACTGCCCTGCGCCGGTTCTTGCTGGAGCAGGATGACCTGCCAGATACCGCCATGACAGCCGGCATTCCGGTTAACATTCGCCCGGCGGACGACGAGGGCACCGGCACTCAGATCAGCTTCATGATTGCTTCCCTGGCGACCGACGAAGCCGACCCGCTAAACCGTCTGCAGGAGATCAAATCCTCCACCCGGCGCGCCAAGGAACATTTGCAGAAGCTGCCGAAGAGTGCGCTGACCCAGTACACCATGCTGCTGATGTCGCCCTATATCCTGCAGCTGATGTCCGGGCTGGGTGGTCGCATGCGGCCGGTGTTCAATGTCACCATTTCCAATGTGCCAGGCCCGCAGCGCACGCTCTATTATGAGGGCGCGAAACTTGAGGCCATGTACCCGGTGTCGCTGATTGCACACGGTGGTGCATTGAACATTACCTGCCTGAGCTACGACGGCTCACTAAACTTCGGTTATACCGGTTGCCGGGACACTTTGCCCAGCATGCAGAAGCTGGCCGTTTATACCGGCGAAGCCCTGGATGAACTGGAGAGCCTGGTGATTCCGCCGAAACCGAAAACGACCCGGCGCGCGACCAAAAAGAAGGTTACTGGCTAACGCTGTTCCAGTTGGCGGCACCTACAAAGATCAGTTGAAGGAAGCGGATGGTCCGCTTCCGGATCTGGTCGATCTGGTAGTCATCGTCGGCAGACACCCCCAGCAGGTCAGTCAGACTGAAGGCAACACTGCGCACCACCAGATCACAGGTCATGTCCAGATCGCTGTCGCTGAGATGATCCACCAGGCGTAACCGGCGCAAGTCGTTGGCCAGTTCG from Marinobacter sp. LA51 carries:
- a CDS encoding WS/DGAT/MGAT family O-acyltransferase, producing MKRLGTLDASWLAVESEDTPMHVGNLQIFSLPEGAPDTFLRDLVTRMKETGEVAPPWSYKLAGSGLLGRLVAPGWKIDKDIDLDYHVRHSALPRPGGERELGILVSRLHSNPLDFARPLWECHVIEGLENNRFALYTKMHHSLIDGISGVRLLQRVLTTDPDKRNMAPPWSVQPERRRGSKTDAEASIPAAIAQAKDALKLQADMAPRLWQAGNRLLHSVRHPEDGLAAPFMGPVSKINRRVTGQRRFATQHYQLDRIKAVAHESGGSLNDIVLYLCGTALRRFLLEQDDLPDTAMTAGIPVNIRPADDEGTGTQISFMIASLATDEADPLNRLQEIKSSTRRAKEHLQKLPKSALTQYTMLLMSPYILQLMSGLGGRMRPVFNVTISNVPGPQRTLYYEGAKLEAMYPVSLIAHGGALNITCLSYDGSLNFGYTGCRDTLPSMQKLAVYTGEALDELESLVIPPKPKTTRRATKKKVTG